In a genomic window of Muntiacus reevesi chromosome 1, mMunRee1.1, whole genome shotgun sequence:
- the RACK1 gene encoding small ribosomal subunit protein RACK1 has protein sequence MTEQMTLRGTLKGHNGWVTQIATTPQFPDMILSASRDKTIIMWKLTRDETNYGIPQRALRGHSHFVSDVVISSDGQFALSGSWDGTLRLWDLTTGTTTRRFVGHTKDVLSVAFSSDNRQIVSGSRDKTIKLWNTLGVCKYTVQDESHSEWVSCVRFSPNSSNPIIVSCGWDKLVKVWNLANCKLKTNHIGHTGYLNTVTVSPDGSLCASGGKDGQAMLWDLNEGKHLYTLDGGDIINALCFSPNRYWLCAATGPSIKIWDLEGKIIVDELKQEVISTSSKAEPPQCTSLAWSADGQTLFAGYTDNLVRVWQVTIGTR, from the exons ATGACTGAACAGATGACCCTTCGTGGCACCCTCAAGGGCCACAACGGCTGGGTGACCCAGATCGCTACCACTCCCCAGTTCCCGGACATGATATTGTCCGCCTCTCGAG ATAAGACCATCATTATGTGGAAGCTGACCAGAGATGAGACCAACTATGGTATCCCACAGCGTGCTCTTCGAGGTCACTCCCACTTTGTTAGTGATGTGGTCATTTCCTCAGATGGCCAGTTTGCCCTCTCAGGCTCCTGGGATGGAACCCTTCGCCTTTGGGATCTCACAAC GGGCACCACCACTCGCCGATTTGTAGGCCATACCAAAGATGTGCTGAGTGTGGCCTTCTCTTCTGACAACCGGCAAATTGTCTCTGGCTCCCGAGACAAAACCATCAAACTATGGAATACTCTGGGTGTATGCAAATATACTGTCCAG GATGAAAGCCATTCAGAGTGGGTGTCTTGTGTCCGCTTCTCGCCCAACAGCAGCAATCCCATTATTGTTTCCTGTGGCTGGGACAAGCTGGTCAAG GTATGGAACCTGGCAAATTGTAAGCTGAAGACCAATCACATTGGCCACACAGGCTACCTGAACACTGTGACCGTCTCTCCAGATGGATCCCTCTGTGCTTCTGGAGGCAAG GATGGGCAGGCTATGTTGTGGGACCTCAATGAAGGCAAGCACCTTTACACATTAGATGGCGGGGACATCATCAACGCCCTCTGCTTCAGTCCCAACCGCTACTGGCTCTGTGCTGCCACGGGTCCTAGCATCAAGATCTGG GACTTGGAGGGCAAGATCATTGTAGATGAACTGAAGCAAGAAGTTATCAGCACCAGCAGTAAGGCAGAGCCTCCCCAGTGTACCTCTCTGGCCTGGTCTGCTGATGGCCAG ACACTGTTTGCTGGCTACACGGATAACCTGGTGCGAGTGTGGCAGGTAACCATCGGCACCCGCTAG
- the TRIM52 gene encoding E3 ubiquitin-protein ligase TRIM52, translating into MAGSATAPNPLQTLQEEAVCAICLDYFKDPVSIGCGHNFCRGCVTQLWGKEDNEQDREEEEDEWEEDEDDDEAVGAIGGWGSSIREVLYQGDADEVLFQDQEDDEPWVGDGGIRDRMDYVWDQEEEEDTDYYLGGLRHDLRINVYLQEEEILEEYDEDDEELYPDTHLAPPPAPPRQFTCPQCRKSFKRRSFRPNLQLANMVQIIRQMCPTSNRESRVNDQGICSKHQEALKLYCEVDKEAICVICRESRSHKQHSVVPLDEVVHEYKEKKMEKLVKPCIPSAAITLRGN; encoded by the exons ATGGCAGGCAGTGCCACTGCTCCTAATCCCTTGCAGACACTTCAGGAGGAAGCCGTGTGTGCCATCTGCCTGGACTATTTCAAGGATCCCGTGTCCATCGGCTGTGGTCATAACTTTTGCCGAGGGTGTGTGACCCAGCTGTGGGGCAAGGAAGATAATGAGCAAgacagggaggaagaggaagatgaatGGGAGGAGGACGAGGACGACGACGAGGCAGTAGGGGCCATCGGTGGATGGGGCAGCTCCATTCGGGAGGTTTTATACCAGGGGGATGCTGACGAGGTGTTGTTCCAGGACCAAGAGGATGATGAACCCTGGGTCGGTGACGGTGGCATAAGGGACAGAATGGATTATGTGTGGGaccaagaagaggaggaagatacGGACTACTACCTGGGAGGCTTGAGACATGACCTGAGAATTAACGTCTACCTGCAAGAGGAGGAGATTTTGGAAGAATACGATGAGGACGACGAAGAGCTGTACCCTGACACTCACCTGGCTCCGCCTCCAGCCCCTCCACGGCAGTTCACCTGCCCCCAGTGCCGAAAGAGCTTTAAGCGTCGCAGCTTTCGTCCCAACTTGCAGCTGGCGAACATGGTCCAGATAATTCGCCAGATGTGTCCCACTTCTAATCGAGAGAGCCGGGTGAATGATCAGGGCATCTGCTCCAAACACCAGGAAGCTCTGAAACTCTACTGTGAGGTGGACAAAGAGGCCATCTGTGTGATATGTCGAGAATCCAGGAGCCACAAACAGCATAGTGTGGTGCCATTAGATGAAGTGGTACATGAGTACAAG gagaaaaaaatggagaaactaGTGAAACCTTGCATCCCGAGTGCTGCCATAACTTTGAGAGGAAATTGA
- the LOC136156022 gene encoding H-2 class I histocompatibility antigen, Q10 alpha chain-like isoform X2: protein MPLLLLLSGLVLKGAAESPWGLPFLADDPVSMAKVVMADLTQRKVENKSWPRVCVSTGTHSLRYHYLDLSEPGPNLPKFLAVGYVDDQPFIRYDSRMDKAEPQAPWISSKNATYWEDETKKQRKWAEIHQVETWIEMGYHNHSSGIHSTQRMFGCEIQEDGHSNSFWQFGYDGQDHLSLDMETLNWVTANPMALWTKRWWQTERCYAEYDKAYLEGPCLTSLHRYLELGGQTFTRREPPTVRVTKHLAQDGGTTLRCWALGFYPRDISLSWWLGEKKLNSKLEYVETRPSGDGTYQTWMAVWVPAGNETQYTCHVQHSSLNHTLTLSWEMPSHPGLMTIVISLILILLVIGGVVSLIKCLQARNKEPYEQAPGE from the exons AGAGTCCTTGGGGGCTGCCCTTCTTGGCTGATGACCCAGTTTCCATGGCAAAGGTGGTGATGGCAGACCTGACACAGCGGAAGGTGGAAAACAAGTCATGGCCTAGAG TTTGTGTTTCCACAGGGACGCACTCCCTCCGCTACCATTACCTGGACCTGTCAGAGCCGGGCCCGAACCTCCCTAAGTTTCTGGCTGTAGGCTACGTGGATGATCAGCCTTTTATCCGGTATGACAGCCGTATGGACAAAGCTGAGCCCCAGGCTCCATGGATTTCATCCAAGAATGCCACATACTGGGAGGATGAGACCAAGAAGCAGAGGAAATGGGCAGAGATTCATCAGGTGGAGACATGGATAGAGATGGGCTACCACAACCACAGCAGCG GCATACACAGTACTCAGCGCATGTTTGGCTGTGAGATCCAGGAAGATGGCCACTCCAACAGCTTCTGGCAGTTTGGCTATGATGGGCAAGACCACCTGTCACTGGACATGGAAACTCTGAACTGGGTGACAGCTAACCCCATGGCTCTGTGGACCAAGCGCTGGTGGCAGACAGAGCGCTGCTATGCTGAGTACGACAAAGCCTACCTGGAAGGCCCCTGCCTCACCTCCCTGCACAGATACCTGGAGCTGGGAGGCCAGACATTCACCCGGAGAG AACCACCCACAGTACGGGTGACAAAGCACTTGGCCCAGGACGGGGGTACCACCCTGaggtgctgggccctgggcttcTATCCACGAGATATCTCACTGAGCTGGTGGCTGGGTGAGAAGAAGTTGAATTCAAAGCTTGAGTATGTGGAGACACGCCCCAGTGGAGATGGCACCTATCAGACGTGGATGGCCGTGTGGGTGCCGGCTGGGAATGAGACCCAATACACATGCCATGTGCAGCACTCCAGCCTGAATCACACGCTCACTCTGTCCTGGG AAATGCCCTCTCACCCAGGACTTATGACCATAGTTATCTCTCTCATCCTGATCTTGCTGGTGATTGGCGGTGTTGTGAGCTTGATCAAGTGCCTTCAAG CCAGGAATAAGGAACCTTACGAGCAAGCCCCAG GTGAATAG
- the LOC136156022 gene encoding H-2 class I histocompatibility antigen, Q10 alpha chain-like isoform X1 → MPLLLLLSGLVLKGAAESPWGLPFLADDPVSMAKVVMADLTQRKVENKSWPRGTHSLRYHYLDLSEPGPNLPKFLAVGYVDDQPFIRYDSRMDKAEPQAPWISSKNATYWEDETKKQRKWAEIHQVETWIEMGYHNHSSGIHSTQRMFGCEIQEDGHSNSFWQFGYDGQDHLSLDMETLNWVTANPMALWTKRWWQTERCYAEYDKAYLEGPCLTSLHRYLELGGQTFTRREPPTVRVTKHLAQDGGTTLRCWALGFYPRDISLSWWLGEKKLNSKLEYVETRPSGDGTYQTWMAVWVPAGNETQYTCHVQHSSLNHTLTLSWEMPSHPGLMTIVISLILILLVIGGVVSLIKCLQARNKEPYEQAPGDCGMDQLGRGNPRCSQHSRDALELRMGVGHGE, encoded by the exons AGAGTCCTTGGGGGCTGCCCTTCTTGGCTGATGACCCAGTTTCCATGGCAAAGGTGGTGATGGCAGACCTGACACAGCGGAAGGTGGAAAACAAGTCATGGCCTAGAG GGACGCACTCCCTCCGCTACCATTACCTGGACCTGTCAGAGCCGGGCCCGAACCTCCCTAAGTTTCTGGCTGTAGGCTACGTGGATGATCAGCCTTTTATCCGGTATGACAGCCGTATGGACAAAGCTGAGCCCCAGGCTCCATGGATTTCATCCAAGAATGCCACATACTGGGAGGATGAGACCAAGAAGCAGAGGAAATGGGCAGAGATTCATCAGGTGGAGACATGGATAGAGATGGGCTACCACAACCACAGCAGCG GCATACACAGTACTCAGCGCATGTTTGGCTGTGAGATCCAGGAAGATGGCCACTCCAACAGCTTCTGGCAGTTTGGCTATGATGGGCAAGACCACCTGTCACTGGACATGGAAACTCTGAACTGGGTGACAGCTAACCCCATGGCTCTGTGGACCAAGCGCTGGTGGCAGACAGAGCGCTGCTATGCTGAGTACGACAAAGCCTACCTGGAAGGCCCCTGCCTCACCTCCCTGCACAGATACCTGGAGCTGGGAGGCCAGACATTCACCCGGAGAG AACCACCCACAGTACGGGTGACAAAGCACTTGGCCCAGGACGGGGGTACCACCCTGaggtgctgggccctgggcttcTATCCACGAGATATCTCACTGAGCTGGTGGCTGGGTGAGAAGAAGTTGAATTCAAAGCTTGAGTATGTGGAGACACGCCCCAGTGGAGATGGCACCTATCAGACGTGGATGGCCGTGTGGGTGCCGGCTGGGAATGAGACCCAATACACATGCCATGTGCAGCACTCCAGCCTGAATCACACGCTCACTCTGTCCTGGG AAATGCCCTCTCACCCAGGACTTATGACCATAGTTATCTCTCTCATCCTGATCTTGCTGGTGATTGGCGGTGTTGTGAGCTTGATCAAGTGCCTTCAAG CCAGGAATAAGGAACCTTACGAGCAAGCCCCAGGTGATTGTGGTATGGACCAGTTGGGGAGAGGAAACCCCAGATGTTCCCAACACAGCAGAGATGCCTTAGAactcaggatgggggtggggcatg GTGAATAG